In Lolium rigidum isolate FL_2022 chromosome 7, APGP_CSIRO_Lrig_0.1, whole genome shotgun sequence, the DNA window GAACAAAAACCGATCCAATTTGCTGATGTGGTCCCCTATCCTTACAACGATGTACATGCCCAGtagcaacaaaaaaaaaggagATGCTACCTATTGCTGCAGCCTAGTGTTGTTCAACTGCTTGTGAGTGAATCAATAGCATACGATGGCGTGGTTCAGATCGAAGTCCAAATCATCTTGGAACTGCACTTTAAAGCATCATCCCACAATCATGGGTAGACACATTGGTATCCCAGGAACGTCGACCGTGGAGACAGTGCCTACCGCTTCACAACAATGGTCAGGTCCAAGTACCTGTCAACAACCGTGTGGACCAGGCCCAAATCCGCATGAAGCGCCGAGAGGCAGCGGCGAGAAGCACCGCTTGGCCGTCGAGCTCAAGACGCGCTGAGTGCCAACGATTTGTAGAAGAAGACATACGACGTCTAATAACGTATCCGGTCCACCACACAGCTCGCTCAGCTCCGTCGCGAGTTCCGTGGACTGGTTGGCGTCGCTGATCACGCCTAGCGCCTTGCCCCCGACGCCTCTACCAAGCGTGCTCTGCCGACGTGCGCGGTCGCCTCAACGCGCACTCGCTGCCGCTCCACCAATAGTTCCACCTAGGCTGCCTCGACCGGCCTTTTTTACCTCCGTGTCCTCGCCAGCAACATCGACTAACTTGACGTGGACGTCTTCCCGGCGCCGGCGACTCTGATAAGTCCATGAGAAACAGAAATCACTTCTTCACATCATTGTACAACTCTCCAACTTCTACCGTGGTGGCGAGCCCGTCAGCACACCTGGAGAGGAGAGGTATGATTCTTGACGCCAGAGGCCTTGAGGTCCTGCATAGCTTCGTCTGGTGCATCCACGGCCCTTGTCTATCTGCCAGTGCCAGCGCCGCCGATTTCGCTTTTCTCTTTGAAGGGTCATGACTTTGCTTCCGTTCGTCATGGTGGCTTCATATATCTTGTCTGACAGCAATCGATCGCTTCCATATTTAAATACGGAGAGAAGGCAAGAAGCGGAGGATAATGGGTCTGGTCGGGAAGCTTTGTTTGGATCGGTCACGTTCTCGCTCAGCTATCCAATGAAGGAAATACAATCTCAGCAGCCGTATGTAGGTACCAAGTGGAGATCGATGGAGAATAGACTTCTACCGATGCACGATCGAGCGAACGAACCAAACGACGGACGAAAAGAGActaacggaccaaaccacggaaactttattttctttattattaggtatatagatatagatatagatatagatgtaGACTAAATAGAAGGGGGAGTACAGCCAAACAATTGCCAACTCCTCAAAAAGGAAAATCCCCCCGCCCGCCGCACTAACCATCCCTGGACAGAGCTCCCCTCCCCTTCCCTCTGGTGGTCTCCGAGCTCGATGGAGTCGCAGACTAGATGAGCCTTGGCACCCTGGTGCTCCTCGGGTGGTCTGCTGGCGACGGCGGAGCTTCCTCCGGCAGCAGTTGCTCGTCGGACGCCGCTCGGGGGTCCAGGCCCCTTCTGTCATTCTCCGTTGCCGTTGGCATTGCCGCTGTCCACGCGCACTCCTATTTGTCATCCTCGCACGCAAGCGCCGATCCGGCAGCGACAAAATAAATGTGCACGCCGGCGACGCAAACACGCGGAACGGCGGAAGGCCAGCGAGTTGCCACGTACGCACCCTTGTGGAGCGGGGTGTCGCCGGAGGTGATCTTGGCGCCCAGAAAGGCCAAGGGATCACATTCACGTTAGTGTGAACACCCGATACCTGGAAGCAGCAAATGTGTGCGCAACGCTTAGAGCAAAAATTGTAAATGGATAGGAAAAAAGAGATATTATCAactttcatgaagatattcagcTATTGTTAGTTGTCTAATCGTCACAACGTACATCTAGGACGAAGAATCACATACTATTAGAACACACGGTGCACTAGTGGGGACAAAAAGTTATATAGTAGTAGAACACAATTGGATATTCTCAATGATAAAGTAACATTCTCACTGTTCTGACTAGGAATAAATACACTCCCAACAAAATGTATACAGAAcggtaaagtaaaaaaaaaaaaaaatcagaactcTTCGCTCCATGGCGTATGGTGCTAAGTGAATAAGCATATCAACATAGCCCTAATGAATACTACATAACAGAGAAAAAGAGGGGAAGACTTACATATAAGACAGAGTTTTACAAGAATCAAGCCAGAAGATAGTTGGAATTCCAGGAATATGATGATGGAGAATCCTGTACAATCTGCAGATAACGGATGTGAGCAACCTTATGCCAGTCACAACCTCTTCTCTTTCTGCATCGTTGCTTCAGTACAGGGTGACAACCGAGGAATTGTAAAACTCGTAAGGAGGCAGGCAGCTCTGGAAGTGACTGGATCAGTATAGCTCCTTTAAATTCCAGTGTTTCGAGGGAGGTGAGCCTTGCCATGATTGAAGGTACACACTCCAGTTGAGAAGCATCAAGCACTCCCAGGTGTTTAAGATGGTTACAGTTTTGCATCAACCACTCCTCAGGTAAACATCTAGAGCCGCTATGAATAGTCAAGTCTTTAACTGAGTTGGCTCTTCTCAACGGCTCACATTGCAAGGGAAATGGATTGCTGATTCTCAGCTTGTGAAGTCTTCCAAGGTGTGAAGGAAAGACACTAGCAGTTTGACTAGGATCAGAAACTTGAAACATTTCTGGAGACGATATGCTAAGAAGCTTCTCGCATCCATCGACAACTAACTCCGTGAGGTATGCGAGTTCTTCTATTCCATCTAACCCAGAAAGCTCGCTGCAGCGCACAATTTCCAAATGCTGCACAGATCTGAGACTCCTAAAAACTTCTGCAGATGGAAGGGTTGTCATCGCACAATTACTTAAACAAAGAGTACTTAGGGAAGTGAGACTACACAGGGAATTGAGAAGACAGGTCTCATAAACACCAAATGAAATAATATGAAGCTTCCGTATTGACGATGGCAAACTGATATCTTCAGGTGGGGCAGCTGCTATCGCACAATCATATAAACGCAGAGTAGTAAGGCAAGTGAGTCTGCACAGGGTGTTTAGTAGACAAGTGCTGTAAAAACCACATCGAGCAATATAAAGCTCTCTGATAGACGATGGCAAACTGATATCTGCCTGCGGTGCCATCAGCTTTGGGCAATCCAGCACTGTCAAACTTTTGAGAAGTGGGAGTGCCTGCAACCGATCCATTGGCAGATACAACAGATTTCCACAATACTGAATGTCTAATTCCTCAAGACAGAGAAAACAGTACTCTTGGCCTAGTGTGACTAGGTTTGAACAATTATAGATCTTCAGCCGGGATCGTAATGGCTTTTGGGGTACTGCTGTTTGACTAGAATGATAAGTTGCAGGAAGAGTGGACAAACCAACGTCACTTATTTCAAGATAGGCAAGACTAGATGGTAATGCTGGAATATTTCTCAATACCCTGCATCTTCTAATGAATAGTTCCTCGAGCCGCGGAAACATAATCATACCCTCCACTTCAACCCACTCCTCTAGCGATGGAAGACTTTCAATTGAGAGCAACTTGAGAGATGGGAAGGCAAAAGTACTGTCACAGCCATAAAATGAATCTTCTATTATTTTCACTGCATCCATATCTGCTAGGTAGAGATACTTGAGTGAAGGTAGCCTGCCTAGAGGTGGAAGGTGTTGCCAGTTGTTACAGCATGAGAGTGAAATGTATGTCAagttggtgagcatgggattttccatCCAACTCGGAGATCTCATACCATTATATCCTTCAATCTTCAGCTTGGCAAGATTTATGTGAGGTTCAAGGCTATTGAGTACTCGTTCCTCTGTATCTGCTTCAAGTTGGCCACTATGCCAAGTGAGTGACAACATAATGAGATTTTCCTTTTCACACAGCTTGGCCAAAGTAGCTTCCCGTGCATTGACATTTTCAAGCCCACGGGCATATAAATGACGGAGACATTTTAGGTTCTCAAGCTCACATGCCAGGAAACCATGGCGAGGTGGGACATCAAAATCCAAGTGTTGAATAGAAGTTACGTCTCCAATAAAAGTTGGATATCCAATTAGGTGACCAGAAAAGTATCTCAGACTAACCAAATTTCCCAGTTTCCAGGATAGTAACAAACATCTATTCAACTGTATCATTTGGAGATGATATAACTTGTATAACCAGCAAGGACGCCAGAATGAATATTTTGTCACTTCCTTCAACGGTCCCCGATGATACAAATAACGAAGGTGCGTTAAATTACCAACTGCATCAGGCAGCTTGTAAAGTGAGGATCTCTGCACTCGCAGAACCCGTAATTTTTTTGCTACTTGTAGCACTTTTTCCAGTACAACACACTGATCCCTTTTCTTTGTTGTGTTACCAAATGATATAACCAGGGTACGCAGTTTCTTTAGTGCAGAGAAATCTGTGAACAGTCTATGGTTTTCCACTGTAATTATTGCATGGCGAACTGTTTTTGGAATACTACCATAATCATTGCTGGAAATTCTGATACATTCTTTTTTGGAAACGGCACGCCCTAGCTCATGCAATAAATCATGTATCACATAGTATTCATGAGAAACCTCACCACGATTACACATATCACTGGACTCTTCTGACTGCAGTTCAAAGAAAGACTTCCTTGTCAGCATGCCCAAATAATATTCTCCCACATCCTCTGGCATCTGATCTTCATCTACAGATAGCTGGATTAGTCCTGAGCCCATCCAAAACTTAACCAGTTCATCTTTCGTGAACCTATAATCTTCGCGGAACATGCTGCAGTATCTGAAGCAAGCCTGTAGATACGGGGGAAGATGGTGATAACTTAATCTTAGAACTTTCATGACACCTTCATTACCATGCTCTATAGTAGAGATATTTTCTTTTAACATTCGGTTCCAGTATATACTATCCATAGAGTTGTTCAACAGCCCACCCAATACCTTCGCAGCTAAAGGGCTTCCACTCAACTTCTTAATGATTTTCTTTCCAATATCTTGCAAGTTCACATACTCATTAGGATTTACTCCAAAAAATGCATGTTTGTTCAGAAGTGCCAAAAGATCGTTATCCCGTAGACCCCCCAATCTCAAAGACTTAGTTCTTGCTCCTACTACTCTTTCAACAATGTCTACAACAGATTGCATTCGAGTTGTCAATAAGATCCTGCTTCCCTTTTGGCCAAATTTCAGAGGGGCAACTAACTTCTCCCAGTCAGTTCTTCTCTCATCATTCCATACATCATCAAATACAAGCAGAAATTTCTTGGAGTTCAGCTTCCCTCTGATAATCTCTTGAAGTGTATTTAGACAAGTGATATCGGTACCTCGTCCAGTCATTTCTTGTGCAATCTTTCTTGTCAGACCATGAACATCAAAATCATTGGAGACACACACCCATATAATATGATCAAAGTATTTCTTCACTCTTTGGTCATTGTAGATTGCTTGTGCTAGTGTCGTCTTGCCCATGCCTCCTATGCCAACTATAGCGTAAGTGGCGACATTGCAACCGTCGTGATTTTGAATATCATCACTTTCTTGCTTGACCAACCATTTAACTACCAGATCTCTCTCAGTGTCACGGCCAATAATTGTTTCATCAACCAAGAAAGAACTAGTCTCGCGAGGATTACCAATTTCCTGATGACATATGTGCCTCAAACTCGATGGATCAAAACGATCCACGAGTAGTACGAAACGCTCCACAGAAACAGCAACCTCATCAAGTTTCTTCATCGCATCTACCATTTTCTTATAAGTACCAACCTTAAGCATAGTATTGAACTGTTGGATAAACATCCACTTACACTTGTACAGAGAACTACTCGCCTTATTACCTCGAGTTTTCACCTTTCTCTCAAGCTTGTAGTACTCCACTTCATCAAGAACATCCTCGGCCTCCTCGACAGTATCCCTGAGCTGCCAAAGCCATGCATCAAGCGCTTAGCTTTGGTCCCTCACCAGCTCCATATCGATGGCATCAAAGACTACTTGCACCTGTGGGAGAGTCCTCTCCAGCTTCTCCTTCACCGACTTCATCCCCTCTGCTTTTGTATACTTCTCCAGGTATTCAAAAGACTTGCGGACAATCGCAGAGATAGCTGAGACAGCCACAGCTTTACCAGCGAAAGCCAAGGCCATGGTTGGAGACAAGGTGAGCAAGCAAGTTATCAAACGAAGGTATTGAAGTACACAGCTGTATCAGTGCTCTTGTAATGGCAGCCGGCAAAGCAATAGCTAAGGAACAGCGGTGCTAAAGAAGCACTCTTGTCCACTGAGCAGCACTTGTGTTATCAAGTCGTTGATGGCCCCACTGAGGAAGACGCGTCCAAGATGAAATTATTCCCTTCTGCATTATTTGTGGAAAATCAGCACCAAGATCTACACGTCATGGCTCAAGACCACAAAATCCCTACTACACTGATGGGCTAATAGTGATGGCATAGACTTACTAAAAGCAAGTCAATGAATACTTTCTCAGTGACAAACTTGCCCTCTTTCTTGGCAACTTCAAGCCAGTACATGTGGATAGCTAAGAGAGATGAATATATTGTATTCGAGTTATTGTGTATTCAGGCAAGATTAGTGCTGGAACTAATGTAAAAATTCAGCAAAAGGTGATAGCTTAAATAGTGCAGGAACTATTCCACCAATCCTCCTGTTACTGCACTGATGTTTCATTGTGTTGCGATGTCTCCTGGCCGAGTAGTTCCAACTGGACTCAATTCAGCATTAGGCAATTGGGATTCTATCTGCCCCTTACATGTTTAAATTTCAACCAATAGTATCGATCAAGGTGTCAACTAATTTCTGTTTCATGTTTTTCCTCTGGTTTGCTTATGTTACAACGTCAAACTAGTATACTTCTAAACAAGTATTTTGATAGGAGATGACAAAACAAAAGCTGGGGAGTGGAGTATTAAACTGAGCAAAGCCACTTGTGTTGTGGTGTTTACCCACCGACGAAAACGACCCCAAAGAATCGAGCGGCAAGCTTGATACGCAAtcacaaccagcaaacacaagAAAATGACTCTGAAGAAAAATGCAAAGACCGGCTTCAGCAGCTCTAGGGGATACGGACAGAGACCGGTTTACTACATGGCTAGCATAGCAGAAAAAAATGCAAACAGTACTGAAATTGCCAACTTAACTGTAGTTCCTGGAACTCTGTGTTCTGACCTGGGCACTTCGTATCAATCGATCCGTTGCTGGCGCATACTTCATTTTCCGTGGTCAGGTTGCTCGGATGAAGAAGTGCATAAGCAGCGGAAGCGGAAGGGAAGATCTGTGTACCAGAGGCGTTATTGTCGACGCAGGCACCGTCCGCCCCCAGCCCCCACCTAGCCATCATGGAAAAGCGACAGCACTGCCGTGAGAGGGAGGGGAGTGGTGTCTGCTGtgagggcgacggcgacgaccgTGGTTGGCGGAGGAGCGTTGAGGCGACGGCCAGCAAATTCTGCTTATGGGCCGGCCCGATGTGACAAACGTACAGGCGAAGATCAGTTCTACTGTCGTCGGCCCAGATTCTTTTTAAAGAAAAACTACTCCTTCCTATTGATCAAATGAACCGGCCAGGTAGATTTCTCCCAGCTAGCAGCTTCAATTGATGATCTGAAAATCAGACATCAATCATGGTTTTCTACTACAGAAGTACGAGCGTGTAGATGAAATGCAAACAAGGTTGCCCATAAGTTAGCCTTTGTAGGAAAATCATGTAATGCAAATGAGGTTATTTTGTGGAATGATGATGTACCAGCCATGGTGGCTTAAGTTATTTTCCCTAAAAATGCTGTCTACATTTATTATGGATCAAAGGGAGCACTTTCGCAGAAAAAACTGAACTCGCCACAACATGTAACCATTGGAATTAGGAATTACGTGTGGAAAAGGATTTAATCCTCCGAAGGCTGGGTTGATCACAACCTCCGGGTCAGCGAAGATGATCTTGGCCCATTTTTTCTGAGGAGGTGACGTCGGAGATTCTTCAGACTCTGATTAGCCATCATGGCGGTGAGTCTTGGCCACACACTCGCTTCGGCACCTACACGGTCCGATCGGGCTACAATCTAGCAAGATCGGCAAAGTTTTGTGAACAGCGAAGTATATCCAAAGGGGTTTTATCTTCTGATCATGAAGGCGATGCAAAACTATGGAAGGCTCTGTGGGCAGTCAAGGTTCCAGGGAAAATGAAAATCACAGCTTGGCGCTTTGCACATGACTGCCTTGAAAGTGGCCACCAATTGCAGGCCAGGCATATCCCTGATGTTGCAGCTGAATGCTTCTTCTGTGGCCACCATGAATCCATACAACACACAATCCTCTTCTGTCAATTTGCGCGGGAAGTCTAGGACAGTGTATCGTCTGAACATACCCTCAGCCTTCGTCGGAAGTTCTTCACTTCCACCTGAGCATGGACTTTGGATTTCTTTGGGGTGTGCCTCAGCCATGGAAGCTACAGTGTTGACCACCACTTTGTGGCATATCTGGCATGCTAGGAATAAAGTTCGAGATGGAGAACCGTTGATGCATCCGAGGTGTGTTGCGGAAAAGATCTTGGCTTATATTCAGATGATTGTGACACATCTTTACAAACCTACCTCTAACCAAAGGCGTGAGACTACTTCTTCAGTGCTCTGATGGTCTCCGCCGCCAGTAGGTATGTATTTGGTGAGCGTTGATTGTCTCTTGGTGGTGCAACGGGTGACAGCGGGGACTGAATATCGTTCATTATGTGGTCCTGTAATACGTGATATTAGGCAGCTCGCGAGGTCCTTCACCTCTTGCACCTTTCGTCATGTAAACCGTGGTTTAAACGGCTCTGCTCATTGTTTGGCTAAGTGTAGTGAGTCTCTTATTTTCTCAGTGCAGCGTGGGTTGCTCCTGAGTGTATCCAGGAGATACTTTGTAATGGCATTATGATTATGTGATCAATAAGCCCacgtttctctaaaaaaaaacaCCTTCGGATCAGCAGTGGTTGGATCCTTCGGAGCTAGCACGTGACTGGTGCATGAGCACGTGGGTCTCACCCACTTTCCTCTTTTCCTTAATCTCTTCCCAATCAAATGTGTTTATCCTTTTTTTCTCCGTCGCTGGCCGCGCTGGTGCTAAGCCTCCCCCACCTCTTGTCCCTCCAGCGGGCACCAAACCCACCGCCCTCAACTCCGGTGTTGGCAGCCTTCTCCTCCCTTCACTCTTCCCTTCCTTTCTCTCTCTCTGGAACTCCCCCGtttggttgattttttttttgcctcgTCTTCCCCGAGGAACGACACGACATCTATCTCAAATCTCAGGTCGCCATGGCGTTACCGCTGGAGATGGAGGCCGCCAAGGGGCATCCTCACTGGACTCTGCCACCGCGGTGCGCCACGGGCTTCCGTACCGGAATCTACGCGCCACCGCGAGGTACGACCATGGCTGCCGCCACCGCGAGGTCCACCCTGCATCTCCACCCATGTCACTCCCCTTTTGCCGGTGCCATTGAGGCGCGCATCGAAAACAAGGTGGGGCTCTGCCCATGCATGGTCGAGCTAGCCCCCTCCCTCATCATGCG includes these proteins:
- the LOC124677075 gene encoding uncharacterized protein LOC124677075, with protein sequence MLSLTWHSGQLEADTEERVLNSLEPHINLAKLKIEGYNGMRSPSWMENPMLTNLTYISLSCCNNWQHLPPLGRLPSLKYLYLADMDAVKIIEDSFYGCDSTFAFPSLKLLSIESLPSLEEWVEVEGMIMFPRLEELFIRRCRVLRNIPALPSSLAYLEISDVGLSTLPATYHSSQTAVPQKPLRSRLKIYNCSNLVTLGQEYCFLCLEELDIQYCGNLLYLPMDRLQALPLLKSLTVLDCPKLMAPQADISLPSSIRELYIARCGFYSTCLLNTLCRLTCLTTLRLYDCAIAAAPPEDISLPSSIRKLHIISFGVYETCLLNSLCSLTSLSTLCLSNCAMTTLPSAEVFRSLRSVQHLEIVRCSELSGLDGIEELAYLTELVVDGCEKLLSISSPEMFQVSDPSQTASVFPSHLGRLHKLRISNPFPLQCEPLRRANSVKDLTIHSGSRCLPEEWLMQNCNHLKHLGVLDASQLECVPSIMARLTSLETLEFKGAILIQSLPELPASLRVLQFLGCHPVLKQRCRKRRGCDWHKVAHIRYLQIVQDSPSSYSWNSNYLLA